In Nitrososphaerota archaeon, one DNA window encodes the following:
- a CDS encoding peptidase M4: protein MQAPYTTPIWHPMMRGMMNSYLGGSPISHERAVEIAEAYLRSLNNPDFTIGEFEEYSNNFYLSIVEKSSGIGAIELIIDRYSGVIHPEPQSMMWNTKYGMMARLSGEQRVTEAEAIKIAKEFLKATYPNTEVSEVVAYYGYYTLMTTSNGEHYGMLSVNGYSGAVWYHMWHGPFISEVELP, encoded by the coding sequence ATGCAAGCACCATATACAACACCGATTTGGCATCCGATGATGCGGGGGATGATGAATTCTTACCTTGGCGGTAGCCCCATCTCACATGAGAGAGCTGTCGAGATCGCTGAAGCTTACTTAAGATCACTAAACAACCCAGATTTCACAATAGGTGAGTTTGAGGAATATTCTAACAACTTCTATCTTTCTATAGTTGAGAAGAGCAGCGGTATAGGCGCAATCGAGCTCATAATAGACAGGTATAGTGGCGTCATCCACCCCGAGCCACAGAGCATGATGTGGAACACAAAATACGGGATGATGGCTAGACTAAGTGGTGAGCAGAGGGTAACAGAAGCAGAGGCTATTAAGATCGCAAAAGAGTTTCTAAAAGCCACCTATCCAAACACTGAGGTTAGTGAAGTTGTAGCATACTACGGATACTACACCTTGATGACTACCTCAAATGGTGAGCATTATGGTATGCTGAGTGTAAACGGTTACTCGGGCGCGGTATGGTACCATATGTGGCACGGCCCCTTTATCTCAGAAGTTGAGCTACCATAA